The DNA segment TTTTGAATTGcaacaaacatttaaattgGTAAGTCCATTGATGTTTCATTACAAAATGTGGTTTCGAATTAAAACTTATGTTTTCAATGCAGCTCACACAACGTCCACAGCGGCTGCAACTACTACCAGAAGAAACCTATCCCGCACAGCGTTTAACCAACGACAAAGTCGATGCACAAAACTTGTGCGAAGTAAACAATATGTCTCATATGGCCGAGTATGTATACGAAATGTATATGAAACGTATGGAAGAGATAAAGGATAAGCTACCAGCACAAGGTGACTTGCAAATGTACGCCAACTTACCGCAGGAGAGTGAAGGCGACGTGTCTGCAACACCTGAGACAGAAGAAGCCGCCGGAGAAACAGAAGAGCCGCCAGCAAAGCGTCCAActaacgaaataaaaaagcCAGCTAAAGCTGCTGCTAAATTCACACCCACACCGATTGTTAATGAAATCAACATGGAGGATGTGGTGGAGCAGGAGCAAAAAGCGCCAGCTGAGACAACATCGGCAGCATCCACTGAGACGGAGGAAATTGTGACGCCTGATGAAACTGATGCTGCTGAGGCGCCGACGAATGCTGAGTGATTTGCTTATTCACTAAAACattattaaagtttaaaatgtcatcaaaataacaaaagattcatcaataaatatagaaatataaacattttattacacaaaaagtattaaaaattgcacaaaagcCCTTGCTAGCacgtgtatatatttttcacttctttGGCGCTGTAATGCCCTCCAGTTGCGCCTTGAGCTGTGTATTGGTCTTCTTGAGGAATGCCACCTCTTCTGCGTATTTCTTCTCTTCGGACGCACGCAATTCCGCATTACGTCGCTCTGCTTGTTcttgtttaattttcatatcATTTATAATTTCTTCGAGCGTTTCTTTCTCCATTTCCAATGTTTTGACACGATCACGCAACATTTCCTTTTCTTCGTGCGCTTGCAATGCCTTACGCATACCAAAAGCCACCGAACTGCAGTATAGCGTTTCATACGCCTCCATTGACATGGTGATTTCGTCGCGTATGCGTAGTAACAGTAAACCACGCTCGGAACAATTGATGGTGACCTGACGTATTATTTCATCTTGAAAGCAGATATTTGGACATTAGTATTTAACACCACGTACATGTATATTTTGCCTACCAAAACACTGTGTATATAATTCTCTACGTATGGGGCATATTCCAGTCTCACGAGCCTGCGTTTGTTGAAGACGTGTGTCGAGCATCTCTTGCAGATTGATCACATCTTGTCGTGTAGCTGGTGTGCTTGAAACCTTTTGGAAGAAACATAAATTTAGGTACAAGTTGGCGGCAACATTTTTATAGATGTCTATGCTTTATTTAACACGATGTTTTTTCAGCTAAAACCTTAGTTTCACttatttggtaatttttcatttcatgtaCTTACTGTTTGCTGCCACAATTGTCCATCCTCTTCCCAACAGCGCGGTGGCAAAATCGAATTCAATATCTCCTCGGTTTCCCGTTTAGTGTCGAGCAAAGCACCGGCTGTTAGTGGTCGCTTCAGCTCCTATGTaagtcattaaaatattaaattcagcTTGCGACAAAAATCTAACATGCTGGACTTACAATTTCTGTTGGTACACCCTTTTTGTCTGGATGTTTTACCACCAAAACTGGGTTATTGTAGCGCACCAGCGTCTGGTATTGATCGACTGTTGTTACATCCACTTCCTCCATGGTATTGCGTCAATGATTTTATTACAAttgcaataatattatttatgtatacgtataaaaataaaaaaaaacaataatttcctaatagttttataaattttctattttctcgaTTTGTCTGCCTTCCCAACGGCTGACTTATAATAtgtgttgttattttgtttatagCAACCGGAAATGGAAGAGTCAAGTAATTTAAAAACACTTTAACCCACTTTTTTGTTGCCTTGTGCTTCGCTATGCAAGAGTTGTATGCAACCGTGCATTCCCTTGCAATGAAATATTGACACCCTGTGGTGTATTtgaatgcatatatgtatatgcaatgaCATTCGCTATTATGAGCGAACAACTAAAAGTGCAGAGCTagaaaaatagtgaaaatataataaaatatgcggCCCACTACACATTATGAGACAGAAAGTGATTGTCAGTACTTTATATattagttaaaatatatttagcaaATAACTTCATAACATCAAAACTATGTGGAAACTACTtaagttatattttaaaatttatcaaatttcatttaaatttatggtagtacacatttttttttttaagaaatcttgTCACGTTGTCTTGTAttaaagcattaaatttttgtcTTATAATTCGCCATTTGTAAATAGCGTTAAAATTTCTGTAACTAAAATCCCTTTACAAAGAAATTAcatcattgttttatttatacatcTGGTAGCACAGTGGGTATGCAGCCGGCTGCCGCAGAAACTCTAGTAGTGACAAACTTACCGCCGTTTTAGTAGTAAACAAACTGagtaggaaaaaaatattctaccaTTCAACAAACTGCAAAAGGCAAGCAGATAATAATGGCCTTTTATAACGAGAATCTTGGTGTAAGTactaattgcaaataaataatatcaataaagtTGGAAAATAACCTCAAATTATTTGTATGCATTGACCATCTGTTTAACATAGAATCGGATAATGGAGCTGATGAGCTATCCCATACCGGACCGTTGTGTAGAATTAACTCAGCTGTTTGAGCGTTGCAGTCTACGTGAACTACAGGATGTTTTCCCGACAATAGTGCAATCTGTTTTTGGTATAGGTAGTGGGGGTCTTGGTTGGGGCTTACGTGCGACCACCAAGGAAAATTCGCCTATGTGCTTCGATATACTGCATGAGTTCTTCTCGCCCATGGGTCCAATGTTGCGGCTGTGCTATCGCCTTCTAAATGAAGCTATCAAATTTGAATTCAATTTGGATTTGCTGCCGGTGAGTtaataatgtttattttattaaatagtatcgatttttataaatttcacctTTATTGTAGCACAAAGTAAGCGAGATGATACAATCTGGCCAATATTCACTTTTCTATGCCGACTTAGTAAACATTGATCCATTCCGTCGACAAGTCACATCACTTCTACTGAACGCATTCGATTATTATATGCTTCACTATGTTATACACGCTACATTTCCACTACATAAATTGTATCCAGCTGCATTACAAGTGCATAATGAGCGCATGAAAACGGTATACTTCTTCTTAACAGCGGAATATCTATGCACCCTTTTGCCGGGCAATCCAGATGCGATCGTTTTTCCGACAAATATTTGTACGTCGGTTAAGGCGCCACAACCACTGCAGCCGGTGCAACCGCTGCAGCCGCAACGCTcgccaaaatatttgaaaataccaTCAAACACCAGTTTGTTTCAGGCAGACAGCCCGTCTACGTCAGCGGCAGCTGCAGCGGCTGTGCAGGCCGCACGAAATTGTGAGTCACCGCGTACACATTGCTGGCGCACTGAATCCGTACTGCATTTCTTCATAGATACATGGCTGCGCTATGACATCGATGAGGCGCGCGTAAGTgcaagtgtaaaatttttaaaaatattttaaatatttaattttaaatacattatagGACTTACCGAGCAGCGAATTTATACGTGTTGTGCGTATATTGGTTAAGCAAGTGCATACATTTGCGAATTCGACGCACTTGGATCACACACCAATGATGATGTTACGTAAACTTGCCAATCCAATGATGAAAACGCGCATTTACCCCTTTCTTAAAAGCATTATAGGACGCTGGCCACTGGATAGTTCATTATCAGTGGTGTTGGAGTTATGGCTCAGCTACATACAACCTTGGCGTTATCTGTTTGATGCCCCAAATGCAGGGTACTAgtaagtgaaaattgatttagtGTGACATATGACATTTATTTAACTTTGGTAATTGTTGACAGCGGTGGTAGCGGTGTTAATGCTGGCAACAGTGTGGCGTCGGGGCCTAGTGGCAATGAAGTAGCAGTAAGTCAGCGCTTCAGCACGTTCATAGCGGAGAATTTGGTGATATATAcgcaaatttttgtttacatattgcCACGTTTCGAACGCCTGGATTTCACAACATTTAGAAATGTTATTAT comes from the Bactrocera neohumeralis isolate Rockhampton chromosome 2, APGP_CSIRO_Bneo_wtdbg2-racon-allhic-juicebox.fasta_v2, whole genome shotgun sequence genome and includes:
- the LOC126751049 gene encoding putative inner dynein arm light chain, axonemal, translated to MEEVDVTTVDQYQTLVRYNNPVLVVKHPDKKGVPTEIELKRPLTAGALLDTKRETEEILNSILPPRCWEEDGQLWQQTVSSTPATRQDVINLQEMLDTRLQQTQARETGICPIRRELYTQCFDEIIRQVTINCSERGLLLLRIRDEITMSMEAYETLYCSSVAFGMRKALQAHEEKEMLRDRVKTLEMEKETLEEIINDMKIKQEQAERRNAELRASEEKKYAEEVAFLKKTNTQLKAQLEGITAPKK
- the LOC126751028 gene encoding sphingomyelin phosphodiesterase 4: MAFYNENLGNRIMELMSYPIPDRCVELTQLFERCSLRELQDVFPTIVQSVFGIGSGGLGWGLRATTKENSPMCFDILHEFFSPMGPMLRLCYRLLNEAIKFEFNLDLLPHKVSEMIQSGQYSLFYADLVNIDPFRRQVTSLLLNAFDYYMLHYVIHATFPLHKLYPAALQVHNERMKTVYFFLTAEYLCTLLPGNPDAIVFPTNICTSVKAPQPLQPVQPLQPQRSPKYLKIPSNTSLFQADSPSTSAAAAAAVQAARNCESPRTHCWRTESVLHFFIDTWLRYDIDEARDLPSSEFIRVVRILVKQVHTFANSTHLDHTPMMMLRKLANPMMKTRIYPFLKSIIGRWPLDSSLSVVLELWLSYIQPWRYLFDAPNAGYYGGSGVNAGNSVASGPSGNEVAVSQRFSTFIAENLVIYTQIFVYILPRFERLDFTTFRNVIMLHRLVKVFSQPNLPAMLCQAEQAYICQLGTDSPRKHSVYARQGKNEWDGIFHEESYTPLFGPAVKCEIEQVIKTVCISRLYVLQEIDSIRRDIVEQRKAHSFLRKMFASIFADVSPAELKLQEIAKIPDVLDLAVRSLSNMFDVRLPEITLEQIHDRSSPQLNISAYDSSDYLDISKISPIQMQNNLANLSATIDPATVPIKDYEVKFLVRFLHKISCRLNETFGNEIQALWCRSDIVGKIARQLLYPPMTQQWFDKSRGVSELCEERLPARICLRPLASYQVLGLITFAMLIGYSLWRAPIFGLFIFILLFSIYITILALFV